One stretch of Equus przewalskii isolate Varuska chromosome 9, EquPr2, whole genome shotgun sequence DNA includes these proteins:
- the IRF2BP1 gene encoding interferon regulatory factor 2-binding protein 1 gives MASVQASRRQWCYLCDLPKMPWAMVWDFSEAVCRGCVNFEGADRIELLIDAARQLKRSHVLPEGRSPGPPALKHPATKDLAAAAAQGPQLPPPQAQPQPSGTVGGVSGQDRYDRATSSGRLPLPSPALEYTLGSRLANGLGREEVVAEGARRALLGSMPGLVPPGLLAAAVSGLGGRGLTLAPGLSPARPAFGSDFEKEKQQRNADCLAELNEAMRGRAEEWHGRPKAVREQLLALSACAPFNVRFKKDHGLVGRVFAFDATARPPGYEFELKLFTEYPCGSGNVYAGVLAVARQMFHDALREPGKALASSGFKYLEYERRHGSGEWRQLGELLTDGVRSFREPAPAEALPQQYPEPAPAALCGPPPRAPSRNLAPTPRRRKASPEPEGEAAGKMTTEEQQQRHWVAPGGPYSADTPGVPSPIAALKNVAEALGHSPKDPGGGGGPVRAGGASPAASSTAQPPVQHRLVARNGEAEVSPTAGAEAVSGGGSGTGATPGAPLCCTLCRERLEDTHFVQCPSVPGHKFCFPCSREFIKAQGPAGEVYCPSGDKCPLVGSSVPWAFMQGEIATILAGDIKVKKERDP, from the coding sequence ATGGCGTCGGTGCAGGCGTCCCGCCGCCAGTGGTGCTACCTGTGCGACCTGCCCAAGATGCCGTGGGCCATGGTGTGGGACTTCAGCGAGGCCGTGTGTCGCGGCTGCGTGAACTTCGAGGGCGCGGATCGCATCGAGCTGCTCATCGACGCCGCCCGCCAGCTCAAGCGCAGCCACGTGCTCCCCGAGGGCCGCTCGCCGGGCCCCCCGGCCCTCAAGCACCCGGCCACCAAGGACCTGGCTGCGGCCGCCGCACAGgggccccagctgcctcctccgcaggcccagccccagccgtCGGGGACGGTAGGCGGCGTCTCGGGCCAGGACCGCTATGACAGGGCCACGTCGTCGGGCcgcctccccctgccctctccgGCCCTGGAGTACACCTTGGGGTCCCGCCTGGCCAATGGGCTGGGCCGCGAGGAGGTCGTGGCGGAGGGGGCTCGGAGGGCCCTGCTTGGCTCCATGCCCGGCTTGGTGCCCCCCGGGTTGCTGGCAGCTGCGGTGTCTGGCCTGGGAGGCCGAGGCCTGACGCTGGCACCCGGCTTGAGTCCTGCCCGTCCAGCCTTCGGCTCCGATTTcgagaaggagaagcagcagaggaATGCGGACTGTTTGGCAGAACTGAACGAGGCCATGCGGGGCCGGGCAGAGGAGTGGCATGGGCGCCCTAAAGCTGTGCGGGAACAGCTGCTGGCGCTGTCCGCCTGCGCGCCCTTCAATGTCCGCTTCAAGAAGGATCACGGATTGGTGGGGCGGGTGTTCGCCTTCGATGCTACTGCCCGCCCGCCAGGCTACGAGTTCGAGCTGAAGCTCTTCACCGAATACCCCTGTGGTTCTGGCAACGTGTACGCCGGAGTCCTGGCTGTCGCTCGCCAGATGTTTCATGATGCTCTGCGGGAGCCGGGCAAGGCACTGGCCTCATCTGGCTTCAAGTACCTCGAATATGAACGTCGGCACGGCTCAGGGGAATGGCGCCAGCTGGGGGAGCTGCTCACCGACGGCGTCCGCAGCTTCCGCGAGCCAGCTCCCGCCGAGGCCCTGCCCCAGCAGTACCCGGAGCCAGCCCCTGCAGCTCTCTGTGGCCCACCCCCAAGAGCCCCATCCCGGAACCTGGCGCCCACACCACGCCGTCGCAAAGCATCCCCTGAGCCTGAGGGCGAGGCGGCTGGGAAGATGACCACCGAGGAACAGCAGCAGCGGCACTGGGTGGCACCCGGTGGCCCCTACTCCGCTGACACCCCTGGTGTGCCCTCACCTATCGCCGCCCTGAAGAATGTGGCCGAGGCCCTGGGCCACTCCCCCAAGGAccctggcgggggtgggggcccTGTGCGCGCCGGGGGTGCCAGCCCCGCAGCCTCCTCCACGGCCCAGCCTCCAGTCCAGCATCGTCTAGTGGCCCGCAACGGTGAGGCAGAAGTCAGCCCCACAGCAGGGGCGGAAGCTGTTAGCGGGGGTGGTAGCGGCACGGGGGCGACCCCTGGGGCCCCCCTCTGCTGCACCCTCTGCCGGGAGCGGCTGGAAGACACCCACTTCGTCCAGTGCCCCTCAGTGCCCGGACACAAGTTCTGCTTTCCCTGCTCGCGGGAGTTCATCAAGGCGCAGGGCCCCGCCGGGGAGGTTTACTGCCCCAGTGGAGACAAGTGTCCGCTGGTGGGCTCCTCTGTCCCCTGGGCCTTCATGCAGGGCGAGATCGCCACCATCCTTGCTGGAGACATCAAGGTTAAGAAAGAACGGGACCCCTAG
- the MYPOP gene encoding myb-related transcription factor, partner of profilin produces MASAAAGETEETTRLRKPRFSFEENQILIREVRAHYPQLYGAQSRRVSVAERRRVWDGIAAKINGITSWKRTGQEVQKRWNDFKRRTKEKLARVPHSTQGAGPAAEDAFSAEEETIFAILGPGVAGPGAGAGPEQPPAATAAASSQPPAPSACAPRYVLSEDRREDRRSDTPAHSKGGSSSPEPWARPTCNPQEGGCPPPKERESSPPPALQSVQLPRLALSPPPPAPPAPQPPQQVQVAPSPPSPPPPPLPPPTPSAPDPSLDFLRAQQETANAIRELAGTLRQGLAKLSEALSALLPLLPGTPVDPLPPPLPPPPPPPPRPVLPPPTPKVEITPEPVSVVAAVVDGNVVAARGVIIAPRSEEGAPRPPPAPLPPHDSPPHKRRKGFPTRKRRGRWKSP; encoded by the exons ATGGCCTCGGCGGCGGCGGGCGAGACGGAAGAGACCACCCGGCTGCGCAAGCCGCGCTTCTCGTTCGAGGAGAACCAGATCCTGATCCGGGAGGTGCGCGCCCACTACCCGCAGCTCTACGGCGCGCAGAGCCGTCGGGTGAGCGTGGCCGAGCGGCGGCGCGTGTGGGACGGCATCGCCGCCAAGATCAACGGCATCACCAGCTGGAAGCGCACCGGCCAGGAGGTCCAGAAGCGCTGGAACGACTTCAAGCGCCGCACCAAGGAGAAGCTGGCCCGCGTGCCGCACTCCACGCAGGGCGCCGGGCCCGCCGCCGAGGACGCCTTCTCCGCCGAGGAGGAGACCATTTTTGCCATTCTGGGGCCCGGCGTGGCGGGGCCGGGAGCTGGGGCGGGGCCGGAGCAGCCCCCCGCGGCCACCGCCGCCGCCTCCTCGCAGCCGCCGGCCCCCAGCGCCTGCGCCCCGCGCTACGTGTTGTCCGAGGACCGCAGGGAAGACCGACGGTCGG ATACTCCAGCCCACAGCAAGGGGGGCTCCAGCAGCCCCGAGCCCTGGGCCCGGCCCACCTGTAATCCCCAGGAAGGGGGCTGCCCGCCGCCCAAGGAGCGTGAGTCCTCGCCCCCTCCAGCCCTGCAGAGCGTCCAGCTGCCCCGCCTGGCCTTGTCTCcaccgcccccagccccgccagcACCCCAGCCACCGCAGCAGGTCCAAGTGGCACCTTCCCCCccaagccccccaccccctccactgcCTCCGCCCACCCCCTCTGCCCCAGACCCCTCCCTGGACTTCCTGCGGGCCCAGCAGGAGACTGCCAACGCCATCCGGGAGCTGGCTGGCACGCTTCGGCAGGGACTGGCCAAACTGAGCGAGGCCCTCAGCgccctgctgcccctgctgccaGGGACCCCAGTCGACCCACTGCCCCCACCgctgcctccacccccacccccaccccccaggcctgTCCTGCCGCCACCCACCCCCAAGGTGGAGATCACCCCAGAGCCTGTGTCTGTGGTGGCTGCTGTCGTGGACGGGAACGTGGTGGCAGCCAGGGGGGTGATCATTGCCCCTAGGAGTGAGGAGGGGGCCCCCCGgccacccccagcccccctccctccccatgaCTCCCCCCCACACAAGAGGAGGAAAGGATTCCCTACACGGAAGAGGCGGGGGCGATGGAAATCTCCATGA